The following coding sequences are from one Electrophorus electricus isolate fEleEle1 chromosome 22, fEleEle1.pri, whole genome shotgun sequence window:
- the crhbp gene encoding corticotropin-releasing factor-binding protein isoform X2, producing the protein MSCNSRAQLCFLLLSVTALRGQSRYLDAQENEISSEGLFALLNSELKRELPEEYVYRRPLRCLDMVAAEGQFTFKADHPQLNCAVFFIGEPNDIISIEYDSININCREGDFIKVFDGWVMKGEKFPSSQDHLLPLYERYSDYCDSGEAHPVVRSSQNVAMVFFRLHQSGSSFSITFRKVFNPFPCNVISQTPEGRFSMVIPQQHRNCSYSIIYPVEIQIGELSLGHHNDLKRSIHGCAGARDFVELLGGNGVDTSKMFPMADLCYSFNGPVQLKVTRSWRN; encoded by the exons ATGTCGTGCAATTCGCGCGCTCAGTTGTGTTTTCTCCTTTTGAGTGTGACGGCGCTCCGGGGACAGAGCCGGTATCTAGACGCACAG GAAAACGAAATCAGCTCAGAAGGATTATTTGCTCTCCTAAATTCTGAATTAAAGCGAGAGTTACCGGAGGAGTACGTTTACCGGAGACCGTTAC GTTGTTTGGATATGGTGGCTGCAGAGGGTCAGTTCACGTTTAAAGCGGACCATCCACAGTTAAACTGTGCAGTTTTTTTCATTGGTGAACCCAATGACATCATCAGCATCGAGTATGACTCTATCAACATCAATTGCAGAGAAGGAGATTTCATAAAG GTTTTTGATGGCTGGGTGATGAAGGGCGAGAAGTTTCCTAGCTCACAGGACCACCTCCTTCCTCTCTACGAGCGATACTCAGACTACTGCGACAGTGGAGAGGCTCATCCAGTTGTGCGCTCCTCTCAGAATGTTGCCATGGTGTTTTTCCGGCTTCACCAGTCTGGCAGCAGCTTCTCCATCACCTTCCGCAAAGTCTTCAATCCCTTTC CATGTAACGTGATCTCTCAGACTCCAGAGGGCAGGTTCAGTATGGTTATTCCCCAGCAGCACAGGAACTGCAGCTACTCCATCATCTACCCGGTAGAGATCCAGATCGGGGAGCTCAGTCTTGGGCACCATAATGACTTAAAG CGCTCCATCCATGGCTGTGCAGGAGCCAGGGACTTTGTGGAACTCTTGGGGGGCAATGGGGTTGACACCTCCAAGATGTTCCCAATGGCTGACCTCTGCTACTCCTTCAATGGACCAG TTCAGCTAAAG GTCACCAGGAGCTGGCGAAACTAA
- the crhbp gene encoding corticotropin-releasing factor-binding protein isoform X1: protein MSCNSRAQLCFLLLSVTALRGQSRYLDAQENEISSEGLFALLNSELKRELPEEYVYRRPLRCLDMVAAEGQFTFKADHPQLNCAVFFIGEPNDIISIEYDSININCREGDFIKVFDGWVMKGEKFPSSQDHLLPLYERYSDYCDSGEAHPVVRSSQNVAMVFFRLHQSGSSFSITFRKVFNPFPCNVISQTPEGRFSMVIPQQHRNCSYSIIYPVEIQIGELSLGHHNDLKRSIHGCAGARDFVELLGGNGVDTSKMFPMADLCYSFNGPVQLKVGCDNTVVRMVSSGKFVNRVTFQYRLLGHQELAKLKRNSVEDMCLSG from the exons ATGTCGTGCAATTCGCGCGCTCAGTTGTGTTTTCTCCTTTTGAGTGTGACGGCGCTCCGGGGACAGAGCCGGTATCTAGACGCACAG GAAAACGAAATCAGCTCAGAAGGATTATTTGCTCTCCTAAATTCTGAATTAAAGCGAGAGTTACCGGAGGAGTACGTTTACCGGAGACCGTTAC GTTGTTTGGATATGGTGGCTGCAGAGGGTCAGTTCACGTTTAAAGCGGACCATCCACAGTTAAACTGTGCAGTTTTTTTCATTGGTGAACCCAATGACATCATCAGCATCGAGTATGACTCTATCAACATCAATTGCAGAGAAGGAGATTTCATAAAG GTTTTTGATGGCTGGGTGATGAAGGGCGAGAAGTTTCCTAGCTCACAGGACCACCTCCTTCCTCTCTACGAGCGATACTCAGACTACTGCGACAGTGGAGAGGCTCATCCAGTTGTGCGCTCCTCTCAGAATGTTGCCATGGTGTTTTTCCGGCTTCACCAGTCTGGCAGCAGCTTCTCCATCACCTTCCGCAAAGTCTTCAATCCCTTTC CATGTAACGTGATCTCTCAGACTCCAGAGGGCAGGTTCAGTATGGTTATTCCCCAGCAGCACAGGAACTGCAGCTACTCCATCATCTACCCGGTAGAGATCCAGATCGGGGAGCTCAGTCTTGGGCACCATAATGACTTAAAG CGCTCCATCCATGGCTGTGCAGGAGCCAGGGACTTTGTGGAACTCTTGGGGGGCAATGGGGTTGACACCTCCAAGATGTTCCCAATGGCTGACCTCTGCTACTCCTTCAATGGACCAG TTCAGCTAAAGGTAGGCTGTGATAACACTGTGGTGAGGATGGTGTCCAGCGGAAAGTTTGTGAATAGGGTCACTTTCCAATATCGTTTACTAGGTCACCAGGAGCTGGCGAAACTAAAGAGGAACAGTGTTGAAGATATGTGTTTAAGTGGATAA